In the Streptomyces sp. cg36 genome, one interval contains:
- the murG gene encoding undecaprenyldiphospho-muramoylpentapeptide beta-N-acetylglucosaminyltransferase, with protein MHVVLAGGGTAGHIEPALALADALRRQDPTVGITALGTEKGLETRLVPERGYELALIPAVPLPRRPTPELITVPGRLRGTIKAAEQILERTKADCVVGFGGYVALPGYLAAKRLGVPIVVHEANARPGLANKIGSRYAAGVAVATPDSKLRNSRYIGIPLRHSIATLDRARVRPEARAAFGLDPNLPTLLVSGGSQGARRLNEVIQQVAPVLQRSGIQILHAVGPKNEVPRVDNMPGMPPYIPVPYVDRMDLAYAAADMMLCRAGAMTVAELSAVGLPAAYVPLPIGNGEQRLNAQPVVKAGGGLLVDDAELTPAWVQDQVLPVLADPHRLYEMSRAAAEFGRRDADDLLVGMVYEAIAAR; from the coding sequence GTGCATGTCGTACTCGCCGGTGGGGGGACCGCCGGCCACATCGAGCCCGCGCTCGCCCTCGCGGACGCCCTGCGCAGGCAGGACCCGACCGTGGGGATCACGGCCCTCGGCACGGAGAAGGGCCTGGAGACGAGGCTGGTCCCCGAGCGGGGCTATGAACTCGCGCTCATCCCGGCCGTTCCGCTGCCCCGCAGGCCCACCCCCGAGCTGATCACGGTCCCGGGACGGCTGCGCGGCACCATCAAGGCCGCCGAGCAGATCCTGGAGCGCACCAAGGCGGACTGCGTCGTCGGCTTCGGCGGCTATGTGGCGCTGCCCGGCTATCTGGCCGCCAAGCGGCTCGGGGTGCCGATCGTCGTCCACGAGGCCAACGCCCGCCCCGGGCTGGCCAACAAGATCGGCTCGCGGTACGCGGCCGGGGTCGCCGTCGCCACGCCCGACAGCAAGCTCCGCAACTCCCGCTACATCGGCATCCCGCTGCGGCACTCCATCGCCACCCTCGACCGCGCCCGGGTCCGCCCCGAGGCGCGCGCCGCGTTCGGCCTGGACCCCAACCTGCCCACGCTGCTGGTCTCCGGCGGCTCGCAGGGCGCGCGCCGGCTCAACGAGGTGATCCAGCAGGTCGCTCCGGTGCTCCAGCGCTCCGGGATCCAGATCCTGCACGCGGTCGGCCCGAAGAACGAAGTGCCGCGCGTCGACAACATGCCCGGAATGCCGCCGTACATCCCGGTACCGTACGTGGACCGGATGGACCTCGCGTACGCCGCGGCCGACATGATGCTCTGCCGCGCGGGCGCGATGACCGTCGCCGAGCTCTCCGCCGTCGGGCTGCCCGCCGCCTACGTCCCGCTGCCGATCGGCAACGGCGAACAGCGGCTCAACGCCCAGCCGGTGGTCAAGGCGGGCGGCGGTCTGCTGGTCGACGACGCCGAGCTCACCCCCGCGTGGGTGCAGGACCAGGTCCTGCCCGTGCTCGCCGACCCGCACCGGCTGTACGAGATGTCCCGCGCCGCCGCCGAGTTCGGCCGCCGGGACGCCGACGACCTGCTCGTCGGCATGGTGTACGAGGCGATCGCCGCGCGCTGA
- a CDS encoding cell division protein FtsQ/DivIB gives MAGQATARRGAQANKSGPSGPRRLRLPARRRLVLVLAAAALLAGALVWVLYGSTWLRVERVRTTGTEVLTPAEVEAVAAVPVGSPLVSVDTGAIEARLLKKLPRIDSVEVSRSWPHGITLEVTERKPVLLLKKGAKFVEVDAGGVRFATVAKAPARVPLLELNPDNSPSLRRFPAETLLREAVRVAGGLPAPVARDTRLVRVTSFDAVSLELSRGRTVLWGSDEDGELKARTLVALMKAAPRARYFDVSAPTAPAASGS, from the coding sequence GTGGCCGGACAGGCGACCGCTCGACGCGGAGCACAGGCGAACAAGTCCGGCCCGTCCGGCCCCCGCCGGCTGCGGCTGCCCGCCCGGCGCCGCCTGGTGCTGGTCCTGGCCGCGGCGGCGCTGCTGGCCGGGGCGCTGGTCTGGGTGCTGTACGGGTCGACCTGGCTGCGGGTCGAGCGGGTGCGCACCACCGGCACCGAGGTGCTCACCCCCGCCGAGGTCGAGGCGGTGGCGGCCGTTCCGGTCGGCTCGCCGCTGGTCTCGGTGGACACGGGGGCCATCGAGGCGCGGCTGCTGAAGAAGCTGCCGCGGATCGACTCGGTGGAGGTCTCCCGCTCCTGGCCGCACGGCATCACCCTCGAAGTCACCGAGCGCAAGCCGGTGCTTCTGCTGAAAAAGGGTGCGAAGTTCGTCGAAGTGGACGCCGGGGGTGTGCGGTTCGCCACGGTCGCCAAGGCGCCCGCCCGGGTCCCCCTGCTCGAACTGAATCCGGACAACTCGCCGAGTCTACGCCGATTTCCGGCCGAAACCCTGCTGCGCGAGGCGGTCCGGGTGGCGGGGGGTCTGCCGGCCCCGGTGGCCAGGGACACCCGCCTCGTCCGGGTCACTTCCTTCGACGCGGTCTCCCTGGAGTTGAGCCGCGGGCGTACCGTCCTGTGGGGGAGCGACGAGGACGGCGAGCTGAAGGCCCGTACGCTGGTCGCCCTCATGAAAGCGGCACCCAGGGCGCGGTACTTCGACGTGAGCGCCCCCACCGCCCCTGCGGCATCGGGGAGTTGA